In Opitutaceae bacterium TAV5, one genomic interval encodes:
- a CDS encoding 3-oxoacyl-ACP synthase, with translation MAGVGYAVPKNVRPTSEILKSFPGRTEAEMIKLTGIKERRYADANETATSLAARAVRHALDQAGMDVQQIDGIVLATIIPDQPVPSMASALARLLGIPGALAFDINAACSGWLYALEIGRAFIRSGTAKNLIVVTAELLSRITNPNDHETAFLFGDGAGAAILTAAGGGHRLHRMALSGNANLFEAIQRPGGGATRPVPNATGSDRNDFYLQMDGAAVFKNAVVAFADQIEQTLARHRLTPADIEWIVPHQANERILKAVGKRVGIPFERFVVTIGKYGNTSGASVSMALGWAAEEGIFKSGDRIIFCSVGAGLTYAGGLMVW, from the coding sequence ATTGCCGGCGTCGGCTACGCCGTGCCGAAAAACGTCCGCCCCACCAGCGAAATCCTGAAATCCTTCCCCGGCCGTACCGAGGCCGAGATGATCAAGCTCACCGGCATCAAGGAGCGTCGTTATGCCGACGCCAACGAAACGGCCACCAGCCTCGCCGCCCGCGCCGTCCGCCACGCCCTCGACCAGGCCGGCATGGACGTGCAACAGATCGATGGCATCGTGCTCGCCACCATCATCCCCGACCAGCCCGTGCCCTCGATGGCCAGCGCCCTGGCCCGGCTGCTCGGCATCCCCGGCGCGCTTGCCTTCGACATCAACGCCGCCTGCTCCGGCTGGCTCTACGCGCTCGAGATCGGCCGCGCCTTCATTCGCAGCGGCACCGCGAAAAACCTCATCGTCGTCACTGCCGAGCTGCTCTCGCGCATCACCAATCCCAACGACCACGAGACCGCCTTCCTTTTTGGCGACGGCGCCGGCGCGGCCATCCTCACGGCGGCGGGCGGCGGCCATCGCCTGCACCGCATGGCGCTTTCGGGCAACGCCAACCTCTTCGAGGCGATCCAGCGGCCCGGCGGCGGCGCCACGCGGCCGGTCCCCAACGCCACCGGCAGCGACCGCAACGATTTTTACCTCCAGATGGATGGCGCCGCCGTGTTCAAGAACGCGGTGGTCGCCTTTGCCGACCAGATCGAGCAGACGCTGGCGCGCCACCGGCTCACGCCGGCCGACATCGAATGGATCGTGCCGCACCAGGCCAACGAGCGCATTCTGAAAGCCGTCGGCAAACGCGTGGGCATCCCCTTCGAGCGTTTTGTCGTGACGATCGGCAAGTACGGCAACACCTCCGGCGCGAGCGTGTCGATGGCGCTCGGCTGGGCGGCGGAAGAAGGCATTTTCAAGTCCGGCGACCGGATCATCTTCTGCTCCGTCGGCGCCGGCCTCACCTACGCGGGCGGCTTGATGGTGTGGTGA
- a CDS encoding spermidine/putrescine ABC transporter substrate-binding protein gives MKTTRSLFLLAATAAAAALFAFAGCKPKNSAGELNLFGWSEYVPESVIDGFTKETGIKVNYETYASGEEMLAKVLAGGVAYDLIQPPDYIAEAMIKNQLLLPLDKAKLPLLANILPEYRGMPHDPSEEYTVPWMVGTVGIVVNTEKVTRPVKGLKDLFAPENKGRIVVLDDSRELVVAALYSLGHSINDITPETIAAARPVLQQWLPLVKLYDSDSPKTALLNGDVDLGYVWGGEAAILWNENKKFVYVLPEEGAHMFVDLICIPRTAKNPEAAHAFINYILRPEVSKQISEAFPYTNPNGEARKLLTPEELANPASYPPSDMKLDTFRDIGGTGTLIDELVTDLKAGS, from the coding sequence ATGAAAACAACCAGATCCCTGTTCCTCCTCGCCGCGACGGCCGCCGCCGCCGCGTTGTTCGCCTTCGCCGGCTGCAAGCCGAAAAACTCCGCCGGAGAACTCAATCTCTTCGGCTGGTCCGAATACGTGCCGGAATCCGTCATCGACGGCTTCACGAAAGAGACCGGCATCAAGGTCAACTACGAGACCTACGCCAGCGGCGAGGAGATGCTCGCCAAGGTACTCGCCGGCGGCGTGGCCTACGACCTCATCCAGCCGCCCGACTACATCGCCGAGGCGATGATCAAAAACCAGCTCCTGCTCCCGCTCGACAAGGCAAAGCTGCCGCTCCTCGCCAACATCCTGCCCGAATACCGCGGCATGCCGCACGACCCGTCCGAGGAGTACACCGTGCCCTGGATGGTCGGCACCGTGGGCATTGTCGTGAACACGGAAAAAGTCACCCGCCCGGTCAAGGGCCTGAAGGACCTCTTCGCGCCGGAAAACAAGGGCCGCATCGTGGTCCTCGACGACTCGCGCGAACTCGTCGTGGCCGCGCTTTATTCCCTTGGACACTCCATCAACGACATCACTCCTGAAACGATCGCCGCCGCGCGCCCGGTCCTCCAGCAATGGCTGCCGCTCGTCAAACTGTACGATTCCGACAGCCCCAAGACCGCGCTGCTCAACGGCGACGTCGACCTCGGCTACGTGTGGGGCGGCGAGGCCGCGATCCTCTGGAACGAAAACAAGAAGTTCGTCTACGTCCTCCCCGAGGAGGGCGCGCACATGTTCGTGGACCTCATCTGCATCCCGCGCACGGCGAAGAATCCGGAAGCGGCGCACGCCTTCATCAACTACATCCTGCGTCCCGAAGTCTCGAAACAGATTTCGGAAGCCTTCCCCTATACCAATCCCAATGGCGAGGCCCGCAAGCTGCTCACCCCGGAGGAACTCGCCAACCCGGCCAGCTATCCGCCCTCGGACATGAAGCTCGACACCTTCCGCGACATCGGCGGCACCGGCACGCTGATCGACGAACTCGTCACCGACCTGAAAGCCGGCAGTTGA
- a CDS encoding spermidine/putrescine ABC transporter permease, with protein MSALPGATTAATPAKRPRLPSGLKLLEWGLGAWTAIVFVFLYAPIVVLVAYSFNTSRLNILWEGFTFRWYGELVRNRPIMSALTNSLIVAAITTVAAVVIGTSGAWLLHRYRFRFSRSIQTLICVPMIMPEIVMGISLLIFFTTLSLPLGYLTVSIAHVTFCFPFVLVAVQARLQGLDPALEEAALDLGATPLRAFRLVIVPCLRPAILSGGLMAFTLSMDELIVSFFTVGPDSRTLPLLVFGMAKVGLNPMLNALSAIFVVTTAAFVLFSEYLRRLASHR; from the coding sequence ATGTCCGCACTCCCGGGCGCCACAACCGCCGCCACTCCTGCCAAACGTCCGCGCCTCCCGTCCGGCCTCAAGCTGCTGGAATGGGGGCTCGGCGCGTGGACGGCCATCGTCTTCGTCTTCCTCTACGCGCCCATCGTCGTGCTGGTGGCTTATTCCTTCAACACCTCGCGGCTCAACATCCTGTGGGAAGGTTTCACGTTCCGCTGGTATGGCGAACTCGTGCGCAACCGCCCCATCATGAGCGCGCTGACCAACAGCCTCATCGTGGCCGCGATCACCACGGTGGCGGCGGTCGTCATCGGCACGTCCGGCGCGTGGCTGCTGCACCGTTACCGGTTCCGTTTCTCGCGCTCCATCCAGACGCTCATCTGCGTGCCGATGATCATGCCCGAGATCGTCATGGGCATCAGCCTGCTCATCTTTTTCACCACGCTCAGCCTGCCGCTCGGGTACCTCACGGTGAGCATCGCGCACGTGACGTTCTGTTTCCCGTTCGTGCTCGTGGCCGTGCAGGCGCGGCTGCAGGGGCTCGATCCGGCGCTGGAGGAGGCCGCGCTCGACCTCGGCGCCACCCCGCTGCGCGCCTTCCGGCTCGTCATCGTGCCGTGCCTGCGGCCGGCCATCCTCTCGGGCGGACTGATGGCCTTCACGCTCTCGATGGACGAGCTGATCGTGAGTTTTTTCACCGTCGGCCCGGATTCACGCACCCTGCCGCTGCTGGTTTTCGGCATGGCCAAGGTGGGCCTCAACCCGATGCTCAACGCCCTCTCCGCGATCTTCGTCGTCACCACGGCGGCGTTTGTACTTTTTTCCGAATACCTTCGCCGCCTGGCCAGCCACCGCTGA
- a CDS encoding glycoside hydrolase family 57: protein MRTGYALFLPHANIQYSQLPPGRRLWVIENSYEKLFDLVAEGGYRIGFEASGETLRAMHELAPSVLAKLKRLVAAGQVEGVGSPYTHIMLANLPPEVGLKSLKDGMAAWEDHVGVRPRVGWNPECSWADFIPDIYKAAGYEALVMDGDSLLLSFDEIRQATGLSFDVRGHSNKNKLFRIEDCIADKDQYLRYLTNCSTASNGLKLIFRSDFMGNPMLWYLMGATEGCRRSPVSPGEIDALFKRWRDRVARTGNFILPYAEDAEYIGTSAYFYVKQFGQARFFEPEPDSVARFREMLECALKNGYTLATPGEVLDLPQAPLANDQVASIENGIAWHGGTAKAWLNTGYSRVLDPVCQMILDGLKNICAHLGKDFATANGNIDAAFRRIISAYVSDCRWPPAPTSPGRFNVRECLDDLRAANDLLARIMADNHIATRRSLYSPELMKSQIDAVEEELMALPYFGEKSVQPAVAPEPELTTP, encoded by the coding sequence ATGAGAACCGGATACGCTCTCTTCCTCCCGCACGCCAACATCCAGTACAGCCAGCTTCCACCCGGTCGCCGGCTCTGGGTGATCGAAAATTCCTACGAAAAACTCTTCGATCTCGTGGCCGAGGGCGGCTACCGGATCGGTTTCGAAGCATCGGGCGAGACGCTTCGGGCCATGCACGAACTCGCCCCGTCCGTGCTCGCCAAACTGAAACGGCTCGTCGCCGCCGGGCAGGTGGAAGGCGTCGGCTCGCCCTACACCCACATCATGCTGGCCAACCTGCCGCCGGAGGTCGGCCTCAAGTCGCTGAAAGACGGCATGGCTGCCTGGGAAGACCATGTCGGCGTCCGCCCCCGCGTCGGCTGGAACCCGGAATGCAGCTGGGCCGACTTCATTCCCGACATCTACAAGGCTGCCGGCTACGAAGCCCTTGTCATGGACGGCGACTCGCTCCTGCTTTCGTTTGACGAGATCCGCCAGGCGACCGGCCTGAGTTTCGACGTACGCGGGCACAGCAACAAAAACAAACTCTTCCGCATCGAGGACTGCATCGCCGACAAGGACCAGTACCTGCGTTACCTGACGAACTGCTCCACCGCCTCCAATGGCCTGAAGTTGATTTTCCGCTCCGATTTCATGGGCAACCCCATGCTCTGGTACCTCATGGGCGCCACCGAAGGCTGCCGCCGGTCTCCCGTGAGTCCCGGGGAGATCGACGCCCTGTTCAAACGCTGGCGCGACCGCGTCGCGCGCACCGGCAACTTTATCCTGCCCTACGCCGAGGATGCCGAGTACATCGGCACCAGCGCCTATTTTTATGTGAAACAATTCGGCCAGGCGCGTTTTTTCGAACCCGAGCCCGACAGTGTGGCCCGCTTCCGCGAGATGCTCGAGTGTGCATTGAAAAACGGATACACACTCGCCACGCCCGGCGAGGTGCTCGACCTCCCGCAGGCGCCGCTGGCCAACGATCAGGTGGCCTCGATCGAGAACGGCATCGCCTGGCACGGCGGCACGGCGAAGGCATGGCTCAACACCGGCTACTCGCGCGTGCTCGATCCCGTCTGCCAGATGATCCTCGACGGCCTCAAAAACATATGCGCCCACCTCGGCAAGGATTTCGCGACGGCCAACGGCAACATCGACGCCGCTTTCCGCCGCATCATCTCGGCCTATGTCTCCGACTGCCGCTGGCCGCCGGCGCCGACTTCGCCGGGCCGCTTCAACGTGCGCGAATGCCTCGACGACCTGCGCGCTGCCAACGACCTGCTCGCCCGGATCATGGCCGACAACCACATCGCGACGCGGCGTTCGTTGTATTCGCCCGAGCTGATGAAATCGCAGATCGATGCCGTCGAGGAGGAACTGATGGCGCTTCCCTACTTCGGAGAGAAATCCGTCCAGCCTGCGGTCGCACCGGAACCCGAACTGACAACCCCCTGA
- a CDS encoding sodium:calcium symporter, with translation MSGKEAWSSRFGVILAVASSAVGLGNFLRFPGLAAQYGGGAFMIAYFVSLLVIGIPVSWAEWTVGRHGGHFGYHSSPGIFHALLRRPWAKYLGALGFMVPLMVCMYYVYIEAWCLGYALNALAGNLGEPGMDYREFFAVYTGSGSNGVAIRFGLTDVGLFVVLVIVVNLFFLYRGLSRGIELACRWGMPVLLVIAVVIMVRVLTLGTPDAARPELNVLSALGFMWNPGDILQSLKNPQLWLAAGSQIFFSLSIGLGVIITYASYLRKTDDITLSSLTAVGANEFCEVVLGGLTTVPAAFMFLGAAGVAGQGTFALGFIVLPEVFSHMTGGPVFAALFFVLLFLAAITSSLSILQPTIAFLEEAFRMRRVVSITWLAALLTIGTGFVWFFSRDLKALDTIDFWVGTVGVYLQGLLIVILFAWVIGIDKSWREMHRGALLRVPRFFRRVLCYVTPLYLAGIFGIFVLSSIVGWNFSFASPQFAPTGYVRDLVGEAADPVARTTAGFILATGLLAVGLVALAGRRWRYKPTAQTYRK, from the coding sequence ATGTCCGGAAAAGAAGCCTGGAGTTCGCGCTTCGGCGTCATCCTCGCCGTGGCGAGCAGCGCCGTGGGGCTGGGGAATTTTCTCCGGTTCCCGGGCCTGGCCGCCCAGTACGGCGGCGGCGCGTTCATGATCGCCTATTTCGTTTCGCTTCTGGTCATCGGCATACCGGTGAGCTGGGCCGAGTGGACCGTGGGCCGGCATGGAGGGCATTTCGGCTATCATTCGTCTCCCGGCATTTTCCATGCCCTGTTGCGGCGACCGTGGGCCAAATACCTCGGGGCGCTCGGTTTCATGGTGCCGCTCATGGTCTGCATGTATTACGTTTACATCGAGGCGTGGTGCCTGGGCTACGCCCTCAACGCGCTGGCCGGAAACCTGGGCGAGCCGGGCATGGATTACCGGGAGTTTTTTGCCGTCTACACGGGTTCGGGCTCGAACGGGGTGGCGATCCGGTTCGGGCTGACGGACGTGGGGTTGTTCGTGGTGCTGGTGATCGTCGTCAACCTGTTCTTTCTCTACCGCGGCCTGTCGCGGGGCATCGAACTGGCCTGCCGCTGGGGCATGCCGGTGCTGCTCGTCATCGCCGTCGTCATCATGGTGCGGGTGCTCACGCTGGGCACGCCCGACGCGGCGAGACCCGAACTGAACGTGCTCTCCGCCCTGGGTTTCATGTGGAACCCCGGAGACATTCTCCAGAGCCTGAAAAATCCGCAGCTCTGGCTGGCGGCGGGTTCGCAGATTTTCTTCTCACTCTCGATCGGGCTGGGCGTGATCATCACCTACGCGAGCTATCTGCGCAAAACCGACGACATCACGCTGAGCAGCCTGACGGCGGTGGGGGCGAACGAGTTTTGCGAGGTGGTGCTGGGCGGGCTCACGACGGTGCCGGCGGCGTTCATGTTTCTCGGCGCCGCGGGCGTGGCCGGCCAGGGGACGTTCGCGCTCGGCTTTATCGTGCTTCCGGAAGTGTTCTCGCACATGACGGGTGGCCCGGTGTTCGCCGCCCTGTTTTTCGTGCTCCTGTTCCTGGCGGCGATCACGAGTTCGCTGTCCATCCTGCAACCGACCATCGCCTTTCTCGAAGAGGCGTTCCGGATGCGGCGGGTGGTGTCGATCACCTGGCTGGCGGCGTTGCTGACGATCGGCACCGGTTTCGTCTGGTTTTTCTCCAGGGACCTGAAGGCGCTCGACACGATCGATTTCTGGGTGGGCACCGTGGGCGTCTATCTTCAGGGTCTGCTGATTGTGATCCTTTTCGCCTGGGTGATCGGCATCGACAAGAGCTGGCGCGAGATGCACCGGGGGGCGTTGCTGCGCGTGCCCCGTTTTTTCCGCCGGGTGCTGTGTTACGTGACGCCGCTCTATCTCGCCGGGATATTCGGAATCTTTGTCCTCAGTTCCATCGTGGGGTGGAACTTCAGCTTTGCGTCGCCGCAATTTGCGCCGACCGGCTATGTGCGCGATCTGGTGGGCGAGGCAGCCGATCCGGTGGCGCGGACCACGGCGGGTTTCATCCTGGCGACGGGGTTGCTGGCAGTCGGCCTCGTGGCGCTCGCGGGGCGGCGCTGGCGTTACAAGCCGACCGCGCAAACCTACCGGAAATGA
- a CDS encoding transporter yields the protein MSTYWHLLQLILPVFAVIAIGAGLRRAGWLGAEADNSLLKIVVGYFYPCLIFDSVMGNAALRDPANLVLAPLTGFVATAGGIVIAFYAGKAMGLTIGGGLRTFAFAAGIYNYGYIPVPLMESLFGKESLGLLLVHNAGCEAALWTVGILMLSGLSPREGWRKLINPPVCALVAALLINTLHLSHLVPGVVRETIRMSAACAIPLGLVLIGATLVEFLQKPRELFDVKTGLGSILLRLGALPLLMLVCARWLPCSIDLKRVLVVQAAMPAAILPIVIARHYGGRPLVAVQVVFATSAVGIFLIPLWMGFGLKWVIGE from the coding sequence ATGAGCACCTACTGGCACCTGCTGCAACTGATCCTGCCCGTCTTCGCGGTGATCGCGATCGGGGCGGGGCTGCGCCGGGCGGGATGGCTCGGCGCGGAGGCGGACAACAGCCTGCTCAAAATCGTGGTCGGCTACTTCTACCCGTGCCTGATCTTCGACAGCGTCATGGGCAACGCCGCGCTGCGCGATCCGGCCAACCTCGTGCTCGCCCCGCTGACCGGATTCGTCGCCACGGCCGGGGGCATCGTCATCGCGTTTTACGCCGGCAAGGCCATGGGCCTGACCATCGGCGGCGGGCTGCGCACGTTCGCCTTCGCGGCGGGGATCTACAACTACGGCTACATCCCGGTGCCGCTGATGGAATCGCTGTTCGGCAAGGAAAGCCTCGGGCTGCTGCTGGTGCACAACGCGGGCTGCGAGGCCGCGCTGTGGACGGTGGGCATCCTCATGCTGTCGGGGCTCTCGCCGCGCGAAGGCTGGCGGAAACTGATCAACCCGCCGGTGTGCGCGCTGGTCGCGGCGTTGCTGATCAACACCCTCCACCTCTCGCATCTCGTGCCGGGCGTGGTCCGGGAAACCATCCGCATGAGCGCCGCGTGCGCGATCCCGCTCGGCCTGGTCCTGATCGGGGCGACGCTGGTCGAGTTCCTGCAAAAGCCGCGCGAGCTGTTCGACGTGAAGACGGGGCTCGGCTCGATCCTGTTGCGACTGGGAGCGCTGCCGCTGCTGATGCTCGTCTGCGCGAGGTGGCTGCCGTGCTCGATCGATCTGAAACGCGTGCTCGTGGTGCAGGCGGCCATGCCGGCGGCGATCCTGCCGATCGTCATTGCCCGGCATTACGGCGGGCGCCCGCTGGTGGCCGTGCAGGTGGTGTTCGCCACGAGCGCGGTCGGCATTTTCCTGATCCCGCTGTGGATGGGCTTCGGGCTGAAGTGGGTGATCGGGGAATGA
- a CDS encoding sugar phosphate isomerase, giving the protein MMLHSFSTLGCAELDLDAVISLGARHGFHALELRALSGTTDLPTLFADTWGTPARLADHLHRRNMRVCALNTSFSLVGNKPEDREELLKFADWADGIDALWLRVFDGERQGASAEDLVAEAVETLAWWQAERRQSFRAVDLMVETHGTFVTTPLIQALFKAAPEVRLLWDSHHTWRKGGENPLATWETVRPRTVHLHVKDSISKPTEDGKHPYSYVLPGDGEFPMKALREQLRADRFDGVVSLEWERLWHPHLPELDKALHTAARRQWW; this is encoded by the coding sequence ATGATGCTCCACTCGTTTTCCACGCTGGGTTGTGCCGAACTCGATCTTGATGCCGTGATTTCGCTGGGTGCGCGTCACGGGTTTCACGCGCTCGAATTGCGCGCCCTTTCCGGCACCACCGACCTGCCGACGCTGTTTGCCGACACCTGGGGGACGCCGGCGCGTCTCGCGGACCACCTGCACCGGCGCAACATGCGGGTCTGCGCGCTCAACACCTCTTTTTCCCTGGTGGGCAACAAGCCGGAAGATCGCGAGGAACTGCTCAAATTTGCCGACTGGGCCGACGGCATCGATGCGCTCTGGCTGCGTGTCTTTGACGGCGAGCGGCAGGGGGCGAGCGCGGAGGACCTGGTCGCCGAGGCGGTGGAGACGCTGGCCTGGTGGCAGGCCGAGCGCCGCCAGTCCTTTCGCGCCGTCGATCTGATGGTCGAGACGCATGGCACCTTTGTGACGACCCCGCTGATCCAGGCCCTGTTCAAGGCCGCTCCCGAGGTGCGGCTGCTCTGGGATTCCCATCACACCTGGCGCAAGGGCGGGGAGAATCCGCTCGCCACCTGGGAGACCGTGCGTCCGCGCACCGTGCACCTGCACGTGAAGGACAGCATCAGCAAGCCCACCGAAGACGGCAAACATCCGTATTCGTACGTGCTTCCGGGCGATGGCGAATTTCCCATGAAAGCGCTGCGCGAGCAGCTCCGCGCTGACCGTTTCGACGGCGTGGTCAGCCTCGAATGGGAACGCCTCTGGCACCCGCACCTGCCCGAGCTGGACAAGGCGCTCCACACCGCCGCCCGCCGCCAGTGGTGGTGA
- a CDS encoding LacI family transcriptional regulator — protein sequence MGRRITLKDIAAQCGVSVAAVSYAMRDNPRIPAKTRDAIRRVAEELGYRPDPFLSALVSYRPDVKAQRLLGEVAVIHPCAKDSSHTRLFRFHRESFGCSMAAYGYSVSDFYLDTLGYSSRRLRQILLARNIRGLVLGWGFQPDSLAGFPWQEFVVVSTERVIVHPSIDRISMNHFRSVRVVMERIRAKGHRRIGLIYHDDAPLVVKKNLLGSYLAEMEMAGQLDARLHAFEYTRGESTARFRKWLRASHPDALLSHRSIDPAFFEKAGLAFPQDCGYAVAEIDDAEPGHDAGVYVVEAMGQTLASMLVRKIVTYDNVNMAVEGQIVLVNGVWHDGVTL from the coding sequence GTGGGACGCAGAATCACACTCAAGGACATCGCCGCACAGTGCGGCGTCAGCGTGGCCGCTGTATCGTATGCGATGCGCGACAACCCCCGTATTCCGGCGAAAACCCGCGACGCCATTCGTCGCGTCGCCGAGGAACTCGGCTACCGTCCCGACCCCTTCCTCTCCGCGCTCGTTTCCTATCGGCCCGACGTCAAGGCGCAGAGGCTTCTTGGCGAAGTCGCCGTCATCCACCCCTGCGCGAAAGACTCTTCCCACACCCGTCTCTTCCGCTTTCACCGTGAAAGTTTCGGCTGCAGCATGGCCGCCTACGGCTATTCCGTTTCCGACTTCTACCTCGACACCCTCGGTTATTCCTCCCGCCGCCTCCGCCAGATCCTGCTCGCGCGCAATATCCGCGGCCTCGTCCTCGGCTGGGGTTTCCAGCCCGATAGCCTCGCCGGGTTCCCCTGGCAGGAGTTTGTCGTCGTTTCCACCGAACGGGTGATCGTCCATCCGTCAATCGACCGGATCAGCATGAACCACTTCCGCTCGGTTCGCGTTGTGATGGAACGGATACGCGCCAAAGGCCACCGCCGTATCGGACTTATCTACCACGATGACGCTCCTCTCGTGGTGAAAAAGAACCTCCTCGGCAGTTATCTCGCCGAAATGGAAATGGCCGGCCAGCTCGACGCCCGCCTTCACGCTTTCGAGTACACGCGCGGCGAGTCGACCGCGCGCTTCCGGAAGTGGCTCCGGGCCAGCCACCCCGATGCGCTTCTCAGCCATCGCAGCATCGACCCCGCGTTTTTCGAAAAAGCGGGCCTCGCCTTCCCGCAGGATTGCGGCTACGCCGTGGCCGAGATCGACGATGCCGAACCCGGCCACGACGCCGGCGTTTACGTCGTCGAAGCCATGGGCCAGACGCTGGCCAGCATGCTCGTCCGCAAGATCGTGACCTACGACAACGTCAACATGGCGGTCGAGGGCCAGATCGTGCTCGTCAACGGTGTCTGGCACGACGGCGTCACGCTCTGA
- a CDS encoding lipase, with translation MARPPLIALLTVAIVAASLSVSTVHAQTSGAPAPAPAHAAIYKTESGLPYYEADTLAKAGDYQCTRCRLDLYYPANRPGYPTLIWLHGGGLTGGRPGIPAPLREKELGLVSPGYRFSPEATPEEIFEDAAAVVAWTVKHISERGGDPKKIFLSGHSAGGYLAAVVGMDPRWLAPHGLKPADLAGLIPVSAQVSTHFQVKKVRGDTGPEYRVIVDEYAPLYHASQKNLPPICLIVGDRRIEYKNRIEENDLFATSLRNLGHTQVEFYEMGGLNHSTVRYGAWTIIPGYIKRILERNLPPSGP, from the coding sequence ATGGCCCGCCCCCCGCTCATCGCCCTCCTGACGGTTGCAATCGTTGCCGCCAGCCTCTCCGTATCCACGGTCCACGCACAAACATCCGGCGCCCCGGCCCCGGCTCCGGCTCATGCGGCCATCTACAAAACCGAAAGCGGCCTGCCCTACTACGAAGCAGACACTCTCGCCAAAGCCGGCGACTACCAGTGCACCCGATGCCGGCTCGACCTCTATTACCCGGCCAACCGCCCCGGCTACCCGACCCTCATCTGGCTGCACGGGGGCGGCCTCACCGGCGGACGCCCCGGCATCCCGGCTCCTCTCAGGGAAAAAGAACTCGGCCTCGTCTCCCCCGGCTATCGCTTTTCGCCCGAGGCCACTCCCGAAGAGATTTTCGAGGATGCCGCCGCTGTCGTCGCATGGACTGTCAAACACATCTCCGAACGTGGCGGAGATCCGAAAAAAATCTTCCTCTCCGGCCATTCCGCCGGCGGCTACCTCGCCGCTGTAGTGGGCATGGACCCCCGGTGGCTCGCCCCGCACGGACTCAAGCCCGCCGATCTTGCCGGGCTCATCCCGGTCAGTGCGCAGGTGAGCACCCACTTCCAGGTCAAAAAAGTCCGCGGCGACACCGGTCCCGAGTATCGTGTCATTGTTGATGAATATGCCCCGCTTTATCACGCCTCGCAAAAAAATCTCCCGCCGATCTGCCTGATCGTCGGCGACCGGCGTATCGAGTACAAAAACCGGATCGAGGAAAACGATCTCTTCGCCACCAGTCTCCGTAATCTCGGCCATACGCAGGTCGAGTTTTACGAAATGGGCGGCCTCAACCACAGCACCGTACGCTACGGAGCTTGGACCATCATTCCCGGCTATATCAAAAGAATCCTCGAGCGGAACCTGCCACCCTCCGGCCCGTAA
- a CDS encoding N-terminal cleavage protein, with protein MNTTHTRPISPCNRLCLRLAGTGHPVRCGRRCGFTLIELLTVIVIIGILAAIIIPVLGRVRESARRATCLSNLRQIQMANIAHATENKGDYIRVKDDSRWWLTQAVFIEYLNANKLTSGGKENMPDQLKCPTAMATFIPNIANVAEREAFGGYGYRNYGTSATESGFTVLNQSKVPAPSRIMAFSDALDFYFYQCPGSTYNWEKETRTSTTNSYRHRNGACIVFFDGHTRWLPREKIHKTSSTTDPAILSLWGTGV; from the coding sequence ATGAACACGACCCACACCCGACCCATTTCCCCTTGCAATCGCCTCTGTCTTCGGCTCGCCGGCACCGGTCATCCTGTCCGGTGCGGCCGTCGGTGCGGCTTCACGCTGATCGAGTTGCTCACCGTCATCGTGATCATCGGCATTCTTGCCGCCATCATCATCCCGGTGCTGGGCCGCGTCCGCGAATCGGCACGGCGGGCCACCTGCCTCTCCAACCTCCGTCAGATCCAGATGGCAAATATAGCGCACGCCACCGAAAACAAAGGAGACTACATCAGGGTCAAGGACGACAGCCGGTGGTGGCTTACGCAAGCCGTGTTCATCGAATACCTGAACGCCAACAAGCTGACCTCCGGAGGAAAAGAGAACATGCCCGACCAGTTAAAGTGCCCCACCGCCATGGCCACCTTCATACCGAACATTGCCAACGTTGCGGAAAGGGAAGCCTTCGGCGGCTATGGCTACCGGAATTATGGCACTTCGGCCACAGAGTCCGGTTTTACGGTCCTGAACCAGAGCAAGGTTCCGGCCCCCTCGCGCATCATGGCATTTTCCGACGCCCTGGATTTCTATTTCTACCAGTGCCCCGGCAGCACCTATAACTGGGAAAAGGAAACAAGAACCAGCACCACAAATTCCTACCGGCACCGGAACGGAGCCTGCATCGTGTTTTTCGATGGCCATACCCGGTGGCTGCCTCGTGAGAAAATCCACAAGACAAGCAGCACGACCGACCCCGCTATCCTGAGCCTTTGGGGCACCGGTGTGTGA